One window of Archangium lipolyticum genomic DNA carries:
- a CDS encoding ABC transporter substrate-binding protein, with translation MRRMMLAMSVATTLAVPTVAAAETIAIACGTVGQEFELCKSGAEAWAKKTGNEVKLVSGSTDASEQLTVFQQQLSAGATDLDVLRIDIVWPGILGAHLIDLKPHIPNDVVQQHFPAIVQNNTVEGRLVAMPWFTDAGVLYYRKDLLEKHGQKPPTTWQELATVAKTVQDAERKAGNAKMVGFVFEAKAAETLTCNALEWIDSFGGGTIVGEDGKVTIDNPKAVEALKTAASWIDTISPRGVLNYEEEGARGVFQSGNAVFMRNWPYAWALANAPDSPIKGKVGVVALPKGGADGKSTGTLGGWQLAVSKYSKHPALAADLVKYLTSAEEQKRRAILGAFNPTIVSLYKDKEVLAANPFFGTLLDTFTNAVARPAKVTGSKYSRVSADFRNAVHSVLSGSGKPDAKLKDLSKKLGRMNKEGKW, from the coding sequence ATGCGTCGAATGATGCTGGCGATGAGTGTCGCCACCACCCTGGCCGTCCCCACCGTGGCCGCCGCCGAGACGATCGCCATCGCGTGTGGCACCGTTGGCCAGGAGTTCGAGCTGTGCAAGTCGGGTGCGGAGGCCTGGGCCAAGAAGACGGGCAACGAGGTGAAGCTCGTCAGTGGCTCCACGGACGCCAGTGAGCAGCTCACGGTGTTCCAGCAGCAGCTGTCCGCGGGCGCGACCGACCTCGATGTCCTTCGCATCGACATCGTGTGGCCCGGCATCCTCGGCGCCCACCTCATCGACCTGAAGCCACACATCCCCAATGACGTGGTGCAGCAGCACTTCCCGGCCATCGTGCAGAACAACACGGTGGAGGGACGGCTGGTGGCCATGCCCTGGTTCACCGACGCGGGCGTGCTGTACTACCGCAAGGACCTGCTCGAGAAGCACGGCCAGAAGCCGCCCACCACCTGGCAGGAGCTGGCCACGGTGGCCAAGACGGTGCAGGACGCCGAGCGCAAGGCCGGCAACGCCAAGATGGTCGGCTTCGTCTTCGAGGCCAAGGCGGCCGAGACGCTGACGTGCAACGCGCTCGAGTGGATCGACTCCTTTGGCGGCGGGACCATCGTCGGCGAGGATGGCAAGGTCACCATCGACAACCCGAAGGCGGTGGAGGCGCTGAAGACGGCGGCCTCGTGGATCGACACCATCTCGCCGCGCGGCGTGCTCAACTACGAGGAGGAGGGCGCTCGCGGCGTCTTCCAGTCGGGCAACGCGGTCTTCATGCGCAACTGGCCGTACGCGTGGGCCCTGGCCAACGCCCCGGACAGCCCCATCAAGGGCAAGGTGGGCGTGGTGGCCCTGCCCAAGGGCGGCGCGGACGGCAAGTCCACCGGCACGCTGGGCGGCTGGCAGCTCGCGGTCTCCAAGTACTCCAAGCACCCGGCGCTCGCCGCGGATCTGGTGAAGTACCTGACGAGCGCCGAGGAGCAGAAGCGCCGCGCCATCCTCGGCGCCTTCAACCCCACCATCGTGAGCCTCTACAAGGACAAGGAGGTCCTCGCGGCCAACCCGTTCTTCGGCACCCTGCTGGACACCTTCACCAACGCGGTGGCGCGTCCGGCGAAGGTGACGGGCTCCAAGTACAGCCGCGTGAGCGCCGACTTCCGCAACGCCGTGCACTCGGTGCTGTCCGGCTCGGGCAAGCCCGACGCGAAGCTCAAGGACCTGTCCAAGAAGCTCGGCCGTATGAACAAGGAAGGGAAGTGGTAG